ATATGAATAGTTGGCACGTTTACGGCACTATCTTATGACTCAAGAATTATTAAACTCCTTTCAAGAAGCATACAGCAATCTCGAGCTGTTTCCATTAATGGAACAAAACGAAATGGAAAGATTCCGGGTGCAATATGGTGATGATTTAATCGCAGACCTGAGACAATTAGTTGAAGACAGTCCCAATGGAGATGGCAAAATTGTCTTTACAGGACATCGAGGATGTGGTAAGTCCAGTTTGTTAGCTGAGTTCAGCAGACAAATCCAAGATAAGTATTTTGTAGTGTTATTCTCTATTGCAGACAAAATTGAAATGTCGGCAGTTAACCATATTAATATTCTGTTTGCGATCGCAGTAAATTTAATGACTGAGGCAGAAGCACGTAAAGTTGAAATTCCTCAATCTACTAAAGAAGCTCTTTATAAATGGTTTGCTACCCGTACTCGCACTGAAGAATTAAATTTTCAAGCAGAAGCTTCAATAGGTTTTGACTTGTTGAAGTTGATTAGCTCTAAATTAAAAGCTGACGCTACAGTTCGCGATGAAATTAAGCAAGAATTTGAACGTAAAATATCAGATTTAGTTGCCAGAATTAACGAAATTGCTGCTCTTATTCAAGCAGCTACCAAACAAGACGTATTGGTAATTATTGATGATTTAGATAAACTCGACTTAGGAAGAGTCAATGAAATATATAAAGATAATATTAAAGCTCTTTGCCAGCCTAATTTTCGCATCATTTACACTATCCCGATCGCAGTGCTTCGCGAAACATTTATCAGCACAATAATTGCTACAGAGACTAACGACCAAGTTGTAGCCATGCCTGTCTTAAAAATTTTTGAGAAAGGTAAAAACAGGCTACCTTACGCAGAACCTCGTCCGGAAACAACTAAAATTCTTGGTGAAGTTTTACGGAAACGGATTCCTAGTGAATTAATCGCAGATGACACTGCTGAAAAAATTGTTATTTACAGTGGTGGTGTATTGCGAGAGTTAATTCGGATTTCTAAAGAATGTTGCCGGATTTGCTTACGAATGATCCGGCGAAATCCATCTGCTAAGGTTTTGATTGATGATAAAATATTAGCCCAAGCAATCAACAAAATACGCAATGACTTTTCTATATGTTTAGGAAAAGTTGATATAGGTATTTTGCAAAGTATTTATCAACAATTCATGCCGAATGACCCCAAACAAGCAGAGTTTTTAGATTTACTACATGGATTGTACATCTTAGAATATCGCAGTGAAGAAACTTGGTACGATGTTCACCCGATTATCATAGAAAGCCTGAAAAGTCAGGGAGTCGTCAATGTGGCATGAAGAATCTTTAGATGATGAAGACTTGTTAGATAATGATGAGGATAATCTAGATGCTTATGATGATTTAATTGTTTCTATTGAACCTCGAAAGCAGGGCTTGAATTTACTGATTGCAGTTTGTGATGATGCTAACTTTCAGGATGAGATTATTAGCCAGTATGAAACTGAACTACAACCAGTTTTTCGTACCTATCGGGTGACTTTACCACGCAAGGAACCGAGCCTGAAAGCTGCACTGAATCAACTGGTACAACAAGAAGAATATCTCCAGCAACGTAACCCAGCAGTCATTACTGTCACAGGTACTGAGCAGTTTTATTTTCTCAGACTGGGGGAGGAACAATCGGAACAGGAGAAGTTTTTTGGTTACTTACAGTGGACAAGAGAAGGATTGCGCGATTTTCCTTTTGCGATCGTCCTTTGGGTGACTAACCAAATTTTAGTCAACTTGATTAAAAAAGCTCCTGATTTTTGGAGTTGGCGCAATGGTGTTTTTAAGTTTGTCTCTAAAAAGACAAATGCGATCGCTGGGAAGGAACTAGAATCTATTCGCTTTGTTTTTCGAGACACGGAATTAGCCAGCACAGATACTGATGAAGATAACCCTTTTTTCTTACCCATCCAAGATTTACAAAGGTTAATCGACAAGATAGAACAGGAACGGGGAACTAAAGACCCTAGCTTGGCTACCTTATACTCAAGGTTGGGCGATATTTACCACAGCAGATTAGATCGGGGAGAGTCTCAAAATTACAAACAAGAACAGGAACTAGCAATTAGGTATTGGTATAAGGCGATCGAGCTACAAAATGAATTAGGTTTGCAGATAGATTTGGCTGCTAACCTGAATAATTTAGCAGGGTTATACCGCGCAACAGGACGCTACAGCGAAGCAGAACCCCTGTATCAACAAGCCTTGGAACTCAGGAAACGTCTTTTAGGAGACAATCATCCTTCTCTCGCTACTAGCCTCAATAACCTAGCGGGACTCTACAAATCTACTGGACATTACAAGAAAGCAGAACTTCTATATCAAGAAGCTTTGGAACTAAGAAAACGTCTTTTGGGAGAAAATCATCCCGATGTTGCCGCTAGTTTAAATAACTTAGCACTGCTGTACGATGAACAAGGACGCTATGAAGAAGCAGAACCGCTTTATTTGCGATCGCTAGAACTTGCAAAAAGTCTGCTTGGCGAAAATCATCCTTCTTTCGCTTTCATGCTAAATAATTTAGCACTGCTTTATTATCATCAAGGACGCTACAGTGAAGCTGAACCGTTGTCGCAACAAGCGGTAGAGTTAGATAAGCGATTTTTAGGCGAAGATAATCCTGATGTTGCTACAGACCTTCACAATTTGGGATTGATCTACCGCGCTCAAGCACGCTACTCTGAAGCTGAATCATTGTTTCTGCAATCTTTAGAACTTAAGCAGCGTCTATTACCAAAGGCGCATCCCCTATTGGCAGATACTATTTACGCTCTTGGTTATATGTACAGAGAGCAGGAGCGCTACAATGAGGCTGAACCTTTGTGTGTACAAGCTTTAGAATTTGATAAACATTTATTGGGAGAAAACCATCCCAATGTTGCTGAAAGTCTGAATAATTTGGCAGAAATCTATCGTGTAACTGGACGCTACAACGAAGCAAAACCCCTTTACGAGGAAGCTTTAGATGTTTGTCAACGAGTTTGGGGCACAAGTCATCCTCGTACTATCGCTGTTCATCAAAATCTGGCAAAACTTGATGCAGCAATGCAAAATAATTGTAGCAATCAGTAGAGACGTTGTATTGCAACGCTCTACAAGGATGTATGTAGGAGAATGCCACTAAGAAAAGGTGAAACCTCGTCAGGGCAGGGTGTTGGGGGTAGTGTTCCAGACAATTGAATGCGAATGCGTCAAAAAGTTCAACATCTTCTTAATTACCCACACCCGAACCTGCAACCCCACACCCAAAAGCCAGTAATACCAGTGATTTACGCTTTTCTTAGTGCCATTCGTATGTAGGATTTGTTATACCAATTCAATTAATGATTGCCACATCTTTGAGTGAAGTGAAGACGCGATGAATCGCGTCTCTACAAGGGTGTATGTGCGGTGTATTACTTAACCGAATCGTCCACTGATGTAGTCGGCTGTTTCTCCAGAGGTAGGAGTACTAAATATTTGTTTGGTAGTACCGACTTCGACTAGTTTTCCTCGACGCTTGCCAGTTTCATCGGTTTCTGTGTTGAAAAATGCGGTTAAATCTGATATGCGTGTAGCTTGCTGCATATTATGAGTCACCATGATGATGGTGTACTGTTCTTTTAGTTCTACGCACAACTCTTCAATCTCTCGTGTGGAAATCGGATCTAAAGCAGAACAGGGTTCATCCATTAATAATACATCTGGTTTCATGGCGATCGCTCTGGCAATACAAAGCCGCTGTTGCTGTCCTCCAGATAAATCTGTGCCTTTGGACTTCAGCTTATCCTTTACCTCATTCCAAATTGCCGCTCGTCGCAGTGAATCCTCTACAAGATCGTCCAGGTTGCCTTTATAACCGTTAGCGCGTGGCCCAAAAGCAATGTTTTCGTAAATCGATTTAGGAAAAGGATTTGGTCTCTGAAATACCATCCCGACTTGACGCCGCAACTTCACCGGATTCGTTTTGCTGTCATAAATGTCTCTACCCCGGTAATTCAGCTGTCCTGCTACCCTAGCTCCAGGTATTAAATCATTCATACGATTGAAGCAGCGCAGTAAAGTACTTTTACCACATCCCGAAGGCCCAATAA
This region of Nostoc sp. UHCC 0302 genomic DNA includes:
- a CDS encoding ATP-binding protein: MTQELLNSFQEAYSNLELFPLMEQNEMERFRVQYGDDLIADLRQLVEDSPNGDGKIVFTGHRGCGKSSLLAEFSRQIQDKYFVVLFSIADKIEMSAVNHINILFAIAVNLMTEAEARKVEIPQSTKEALYKWFATRTRTEELNFQAEASIGFDLLKLISSKLKADATVRDEIKQEFERKISDLVARINEIAALIQAATKQDVLVIIDDLDKLDLGRVNEIYKDNIKALCQPNFRIIYTIPIAVLRETFISTIIATETNDQVVAMPVLKIFEKGKNRLPYAEPRPETTKILGEVLRKRIPSELIADDTAEKIVIYSGGVLRELIRISKECCRICLRMIRRNPSAKVLIDDKILAQAINKIRNDFSICLGKVDIGILQSIYQQFMPNDPKQAEFLDLLHGLYILEYRSEETWYDVHPIIIESLKSQGVVNVA
- a CDS encoding tetratricopeptide repeat protein, whose amino-acid sequence is MWHEESLDDEDLLDNDEDNLDAYDDLIVSIEPRKQGLNLLIAVCDDANFQDEIISQYETELQPVFRTYRVTLPRKEPSLKAALNQLVQQEEYLQQRNPAVITVTGTEQFYFLRLGEEQSEQEKFFGYLQWTREGLRDFPFAIVLWVTNQILVNLIKKAPDFWSWRNGVFKFVSKKTNAIAGKELESIRFVFRDTELASTDTDEDNPFFLPIQDLQRLIDKIEQERGTKDPSLATLYSRLGDIYHSRLDRGESQNYKQEQELAIRYWYKAIELQNELGLQIDLAANLNNLAGLYRATGRYSEAEPLYQQALELRKRLLGDNHPSLATSLNNLAGLYKSTGHYKKAELLYQEALELRKRLLGENHPDVAASLNNLALLYDEQGRYEEAEPLYLRSLELAKSLLGENHPSFAFMLNNLALLYYHQGRYSEAEPLSQQAVELDKRFLGEDNPDVATDLHNLGLIYRAQARYSEAESLFLQSLELKQRLLPKAHPLLADTIYALGYMYREQERYNEAEPLCVQALEFDKHLLGENHPNVAESLNNLAEIYRVTGRYNEAKPLYEEALDVCQRVWGTSHPRTIAVHQNLAKLDAAMQNNCSNQ
- the pstB gene encoding phosphate ABC transporter ATP-binding protein PstB → MRSNNVVNNKQDTAIFRADTVRVYYGGFMALREVNMEIPEKQIVAFIGPSGCGKSTLLRCFNRMNDLIPGARVAGQLNYRGRDIYDSKTNPVKLRRQVGMVFQRPNPFPKSIYENIAFGPRANGYKGNLDDLVEDSLRRAAIWNEVKDKLKSKGTDLSGGQQQRLCIARAIAMKPDVLLMDEPCSALDPISTREIEELCVELKEQYTIIMVTHNMQQATRISDLTAFFNTETDETGKRRGKLVEVGTTKQIFSTPTSGETADYISGRFG